A DNA window from Labrus mixtus chromosome 4, fLabMix1.1, whole genome shotgun sequence contains the following coding sequences:
- the pnpla2 gene encoding patatin-like phospholipase domain-containing protein 2 has product MFPLDSPWNISFAGCGFLGIYHVGVASCLVEQAPFLVQNARHVYGASAGAITATALVTGVCLGEAGASIIDVAKEARKRFLGPMHPSFNLVKIVRHVLQRTLPADCHHQASGRLGISLTRVADGENVVVSHFNNKEELVQACVCSAFIPVYCGLIPPTLQGVRYVDGGISDNLPQYELKNTITVSPFSGESDICPRDTSTNMHELRFTNTSIQFTLTNLYRVSRALFPPDPMVMKAMCKQGYKDALHFLKKNGLLHFNEPQRDKPLLTNGNENEDYNDEEEEKLHVEAVAVLVDSSSSIEEHIIEHLPPTLHKALVEACMERRSLGQSLSNMLPVRMASVLMLPYTLPLESAMSLTLRLLEWLPDVQEDMGWVREQILKVLQHVLRQASKSISQHVSARLSWQLKLHHYESPQSQLSSSSLFPGSSVLEAFMRLEQYKRQLLSGVLCINMDLQGSFRTGQTSAEKVPQSILSPEGLTLHKGYLSVLPAADSGKVVSGT; this is encoded by the exons ATGTTTCCTTTAGACTCTCCGTGGAACATCTCGTTCGCAGGTTGCGGCTTCCTCGGTATCTACCACGTCGGTGTCGCCAGCTGTCTGGTGGAGCAGGCTCCTTTTCTGGTGCAAAACGCCCGGCACGTTTATGGCGCTTCAGCCGGAGCGATCACCGCCACTGCTCTGGTGACCGGAGTATGTCTTG GAGAGGCTGGTGCAAGCATCATTGATGTTGCCAAAGAGGCGAGGAAGCGTTTCCTGGGACCCATGCACCCTTCCTTTAACCTGGTGAAGATCGTGCGTCATGTGCTACAGCGAACTCTGCCAGCTGACTGTCACCATCAGGCAAGCGGGCGGTTAGGAATCTCTCTGACCCGAGTGGCGGACGGAGAAAATGTTGTGGTGTCTCACTTCAACAACAAGGAGGAGCTGGTGCAG GCATGTGTCTGCAGTGCCTTCATCCCAGTCTACTGTGGCCTCATCCCACCCACACTGCAAGGAGTG CGATATGTGGACGGAGGGATCTCAGACAACCTGCCTCAGTACGAGCTGAAAAACACAATCACTGTGTCGCCCTTCTCTGGAGAGAGCGACATCTGCCCCCGAGACACCTCGACCAACATGCACGAGCTGCGATTCACCAACACGAGCATCCAGTTCACCCTCACCAACCTCTACAGAGTCTCCAGGGCCCTTTTCCCTCCAGACCCGATG GTTATGAAGGCCATGTGTAAGCAGGGTTACAAAGATGCTCTgcactttttaaagaagaatg gACTGCTTCACTTCAATGaaccacagagagacaaaccCCTGCTGACTAATGGCAACGAAAATGAggattataatgatgaagaggaggaaaagctACATGTGGAAGCGGTAGCAGTGTTGGTCGATTCCAGTTCCTCAATAGAGGAGCATATCATAGAGCACCTTCCACCAACCCTGCACAAAG CTCTAGTCGAGGCCTGTATGGAGAGGAGGAGTCTGGGGCAGTCGCTTAGCAACATGCTTCCTGTCAGGATGGCCTCAGTCTTGATGCTCCCCTACACCCTCCCTCTGGAGTCCGCCATGTCCTTGACTCTCAG ACTCCTGGAGTGGCTGCCAGATGTGCAAGAAGACATGGGATGGGTCAGAGAGCAGATATTAAAAGTGCTACAGCATGTTCTTCGCCAGGCTTCTAAAAGTATTTCCCAGCATGTGTCTGCACG TTTATCCTGGCAGCTGAAACTGCATCACTACGAGTCCCCCCAGTCCCAGCTCAGCTCCAGCAGCCTGTTTCCTGGTTCTTCAGTACTTGAAGCCTTCATGCGCCTCGAGCAGTACAAGAGGCAGCTGCTGTCTGGAGTTCTGTGTATCAACATGGACCTACAAGGCTCCTTCAGAACTGGACAGACGTCGGCAGAGAAGGTCCCTCAATCCATCCTCTCCCCAGAAGGCCTCACCTTGCACAAAGGTTATCTAAGCGTTCTACCTGCTGCCGACTCTGGAAAAGTCGTCAGCGGCACCTGA